The proteins below are encoded in one region of Mesotoga sp. Brook.08.105.5.1:
- a CDS encoding ABC transporter ATP-binding protein, whose protein sequence is MKTLDVKNLTSRIGKFDLGPVDLSIEKGEIVGLIGPSGCGKTLLLRSIAGLHETLSGTVEINGQDVTFLEPHLRGLAFVFQDNALFPHMDTHDNIAFPLTVMKDKEANEKVSRRADELDGLSGYLDRWPKELPAGMKKLTAFARETVKKFNIIMLDEPFERLDKKIRTELRLMIKRLLIALGESVLIVLNDPEDAMAVADRVYVMYDEAIVQHGPPTEIYEDPASHFVMELFSSMGVNRVGDASFRPQDVQLDEKGEEFSPEHCGPFDSRRILCSGKLRGENVTVLLPLECKDLDSVFISITRSFSL, encoded by the coding sequence ATGAAGACTCTCGATGTGAAGAATCTGACAAGCAGGATCGGGAAGTTCGACCTCGGGCCTGTCGATCTATCAATTGAAAAGGGCGAAATCGTAGGTTTGATTGGACCATCAGGCTGTGGAAAGACTCTCCTGTTAAGATCTATTGCGGGGCTACACGAAACGCTCTCGGGTACTGTCGAGATCAACGGGCAGGACGTTACTTTCCTTGAGCCCCATCTCAGGGGCCTTGCTTTTGTCTTTCAGGACAATGCCTTGTTTCCCCACATGGATACCCATGACAACATTGCCTTTCCTCTCACAGTAATGAAGGACAAGGAGGCAAATGAAAAGGTAAGTAGAAGAGCCGATGAACTCGATGGCCTTTCTGGCTATCTTGACCGTTGGCCGAAAGAGTTGCCGGCCGGTATGAAGAAGTTGACGGCGTTCGCAAGAGAGACGGTAAAGAAATTCAACATCATCATGCTTGATGAACCGTTCGAGAGACTCGACAAGAAGATCAGAACCGAGCTGAGACTGATGATCAAGAGGCTGCTGATTGCTCTTGGAGAGTCAGTGCTCATAGTATTGAACGATCCCGAAGATGCGATGGCAGTTGCGGATAGAGTGTACGTCATGTATGATGAAGCAATAGTTCAGCATGGCCCGCCAACAGAGATATACGAAGATCCGGCTTCGCATTTTGTGATGGAGCTCTTTTCTTCGATGGGAGTCAACAGGGTGGGTGATGCGTCCTTCAGACCCCAGGATGTTCAACTGGACGAAAAAGGGGAGGAATTCTCGCCAGAACACTGCGGTCCTTTTGATTCGAGACGCATACTCTGCAGTGGAAAGCTCAGAGGGGAGAATGTCACAGTACTGCTTCCACTGGAGTGCAAAGACCTTGATTCGGTTTTCATAAGCATCACCAGGTCTTTCAGTCTATAA